In Streptomyces qaidamensis, one DNA window encodes the following:
- a CDS encoding HAD family hydrolase, whose amino-acid sequence MTSEPGRPGRTKYVLFDVDGTLIDAVSNQRRVWETWAGRYGLDADDVYRVALRTRPMETFARVAADRDPSECLALLHELEDEDVRSGVYTAFHGASELLHGLPRGAWALVTSNYEHRVRGRFERTGLPVPEVIVDAAAVEEGKPSPVPYLQAAARLGAQPADCLVIEDAPSGVRSGIHAGMTVWGVNAAAAVEGVHRHFASLREAVPHILAWTSGPQGIAAV is encoded by the coding sequence GTGACCAGTGAACCTGGGCGGCCGGGCCGCACGAAGTACGTCCTGTTCGATGTCGATGGCACCTTGATCGACGCGGTGAGCAACCAGCGCCGGGTCTGGGAAACCTGGGCGGGGCGTTACGGGCTGGACGCGGACGACGTCTACCGGGTGGCTCTGCGGACACGGCCGATGGAGACGTTCGCTCGGGTCGCCGCCGACCGTGATCCGAGCGAGTGCCTGGCCCTGCTGCACGAGCTGGAGGACGAGGACGTACGGTCCGGCGTCTATACGGCTTTCCACGGCGCGTCGGAGTTGCTGCACGGTCTGCCGCGGGGGGCCTGGGCGCTGGTGACCTCGAACTACGAGCACCGGGTGCGCGGCCGTTTCGAGCGAACGGGCCTGCCTGTGCCGGAGGTGATCGTGGACGCCGCCGCTGTGGAAGAGGGCAAGCCCTCCCCTGTGCCCTATCTGCAGGCTGCCGCACGGCTCGGTGCCCAGCCGGCAGACTGCTTGGTCATCGAGGACGCCCCGTCCGGAGTGCGGTCCGGGATACACGCCGGGATGACGGTATGGGGCGTGAACGCCGCTGCGGCGGTGGAGGGCGTGCATCGCCACTTCGCCAGTCTGCGCGAAGCGGTCCCTCACATCCTGGCCTGGACGTCCGGGCCACAAGGGATCGCCGCAGTCTGA
- a CDS encoding alpha/beta fold hydrolase: MTVRSDSGIQCFTVRHDGVAIPVSRGGRGRPLVLCPGLNCTQADLHELVSLLRRDHDVVTFDLRGHGLASPAERYSFDAFLGDLVAVMAELDLPSAPVLVGYSLGADLAVHFAAERPGTVAGLVLIDGANPLPEPFLTEADLAEFRAIAEAEAARHASLTAEDIVGLGLEMDVVRGQVLDRYQRIDLPVHVIASTAIAGDSTEGRAPRHNRLWRAGVERLIREQPRISADWIDADHGLVFTHAPDVAEIIRSRLVPC; the protein is encoded by the coding sequence ATGACTGTGAGAAGCGACAGCGGCATCCAGTGCTTCACCGTTCGGCACGACGGTGTCGCCATCCCGGTGTCACGTGGCGGCCGGGGGCGCCCCCTGGTGCTGTGCCCGGGGCTGAACTGCACACAGGCCGACCTGCACGAGCTGGTCTCGCTGCTGCGGCGGGATCATGATGTTGTGACCTTCGATCTCCGGGGTCACGGTCTCGCCTCCCCCGCCGAGCGGTACTCCTTCGATGCCTTCCTGGGTGACCTCGTCGCCGTGATGGCGGAACTCGACCTGCCCTCGGCGCCGGTGCTCGTGGGCTACTCCCTGGGCGCGGACCTGGCCGTGCACTTTGCGGCCGAGCGCCCCGGGACCGTCGCCGGGCTCGTGCTCATCGACGGGGCGAATCCGCTGCCGGAACCGTTCCTCACCGAGGCCGACCTCGCTGAGTTCCGGGCCATCGCAGAGGCTGAGGCGGCGCGTCACGCCTCGCTCACCGCCGAGGACATCGTCGGCCTGGGTCTTGAGATGGATGTGGTCCGGGGCCAGGTCCTCGACCGGTACCAAAGGATCGACCTGCCCGTGCACGTCATCGCGTCCACTGCGATCGCAGGCGACAGCACCGAAGGGCGCGCCCCGCGGCACAACCGGCTGTGGCGTGCCGGCGTGGAGCGGCTCATACGCGAGCAGCCGCGCATCTCCGCGGACTGGATCGACGCCGACCATGGGCTGGTCTTCACGCACGCCCCCGACGTCGCCGAGATCATCCGGAGCAGACTGGTCCCATGCTGA